One genomic window of Cupriavidus sp. P-10 includes the following:
- a CDS encoding PDR/VanB family oxidoreductase: MLKVRVAKIVEEARDIRSFLLVPAEGTELCAYEPGAHVDVLGPTGVTRQYSLCSPPDDVSGYLIAVKREATSRGGSAALHDAVSEGEQLQIGAPRNLFRLSAHAASHLLFAAGIGVTPLLSMAHALNCQGQPYHLHYFARSAEHAAFAGLLGTEEFEGRVTFHFGLEREAVDSVLEAAMSAAVPATHAYTCGPAAFMDAVVRVGERLLGTDAVHLEHFQADAAANALPAGAFEAELAQSGKVVVVPEGVSLVDALIGAGCDIDTECREGICGTCVVPVLSGEPDHRDNCLSKKEKASNKQICACVSRARGARIVLDI, translated from the coding sequence ATGCTTAAAGTCAGAGTCGCGAAGATTGTGGAAGAGGCGCGGGACATCCGGTCGTTTCTCCTCGTACCAGCAGAAGGTACCGAGCTGTGCGCGTATGAACCCGGCGCACATGTCGATGTGCTGGGTCCGACCGGCGTCACCCGCCAATATTCGTTGTGCAGTCCGCCTGACGACGTTTCGGGCTATCTGATTGCAGTGAAGCGGGAGGCAACGTCACGGGGCGGTTCGGCCGCCTTGCACGACGCCGTCAGCGAAGGTGAGCAACTTCAGATCGGCGCGCCGCGCAATCTCTTTCGCCTGTCTGCCCACGCGGCGTCGCATCTGCTGTTTGCTGCCGGCATTGGCGTCACGCCCTTGCTGAGCATGGCACATGCCCTGAATTGCCAGGGGCAACCCTATCACCTGCACTATTTCGCACGCTCGGCCGAACATGCGGCATTCGCGGGCCTGCTGGGCACGGAGGAGTTCGAGGGGCGCGTGACCTTCCATTTCGGCCTCGAACGCGAGGCGGTCGATTCGGTGCTGGAAGCGGCAATGTCCGCGGCGGTACCGGCAACCCACGCCTATACCTGTGGTCCCGCAGCGTTCATGGATGCTGTGGTGCGGGTTGGCGAGCGCCTCCTGGGGACCGATGCGGTCCACCTCGAGCATTTCCAGGCCGATGCAGCCGCCAATGCATTGCCGGCGGGTGCATTCGAGGCGGAACTGGCGCAGAGCGGGAAGGTGGTCGTGGTTCCTGAAGGTGTGTCGCTGGTCGACGCACTGATCGGGGCCGGCTGCGACATCGACACGGAGTGCCGCGAGGGCATATGCGGTACGTGCGTCGTGCCGGTACTGTCGGGAGAGCCTGACCACCGCGACAATTGCCTCTCGAAGAAGGAGAAGGCCTCGAACAAGCAGATCTGTGCGTGCGTGTCGCGGGCGCGCGGTGCGCGGATCGTACTCGACATCTAG
- a CDS encoding SDR family NAD(P)-dependent oxidoreductase → MSRIALVTGAARGLGAAIATRLHAAGYRVAVADLCAQGAHAVADKLDASGETAFALSFDVRDKPAFETALQELVRRWGGADVLVNNAGQSKVAALMDITPDEFDQIVSVNLRGTFVGSQVFGAHFRERGHGRIVNIGSLAGQNGGTATGAHYAAAKGGVAVLTKIFARELGAHGVTVNCVSPGPLDLPIVHETVAPERLRAVLESIPVRRLGSPEAVADMVVLLASEQAGAITGANWDANGGLLMR, encoded by the coding sequence ATGAGCAGGATTGCACTTGTAACGGGCGCGGCCCGGGGGCTCGGGGCTGCCATTGCGACGCGCCTGCATGCCGCCGGGTATCGCGTGGCCGTTGCAGATCTCTGCGCGCAAGGCGCCCATGCGGTCGCCGACAAGCTGGATGCTTCCGGCGAGACCGCCTTTGCACTGTCGTTCGATGTTCGCGACAAGCCGGCGTTCGAGACGGCTCTCCAGGAGCTGGTGCGGCGGTGGGGCGGCGCGGATGTCCTCGTGAACAATGCAGGCCAGTCGAAGGTTGCCGCGCTGATGGACATTACGCCCGACGAGTTCGATCAGATTGTCTCGGTCAACCTGCGAGGCACTTTTGTGGGCTCCCAGGTGTTTGGCGCGCATTTTCGGGAGCGTGGCCACGGCCGGATCGTCAATATCGGCTCCCTGGCCGGACAGAACGGCGGCACAGCGACCGGCGCGCATTATGCGGCCGCGAAGGGCGGAGTCGCGGTACTTACCAAGATCTTTGCCCGCGAGCTTGGCGCGCACGGTGTCACGGTCAACTGTGTGTCTCCGGGCCCGCTCGACCTGCCGATCGTGCATGAGACGGTGGCACCGGAGCGGCTGCGGGCCGTGCTCGAGTCGATTCCGGTGCGCAGGCTCGGCTCACCCGAGGCAGTCGCGGATATGGTCGTGCTGCTGGCCAGCGAACAGGCCGGCGCGATCACCGGCGCGAATTGGGATGCCAATGGTGGCCTGCTGATGCGTTGA
- a CDS encoding aromatic-ring-hydroxylating dioxygenase subunit beta, producing MNKINDLACAVPTLELAAAFIWQEAELLDGKRYEEWSALWSADGLYVIPIDPDTTDFEATLNYAHDDARMRAMRIERLTSGHSVSAVDAARTVRTVSRFAVVEAAEDVIEVRSAQILVAYKREVQTLFAADLTHRLRMTPAGLRMDQKVVRLINSTDALHALGFLL from the coding sequence ATGAATAAGATCAACGATCTTGCATGCGCGGTGCCGACACTGGAGCTGGCGGCGGCATTCATTTGGCAGGAGGCTGAACTCCTGGACGGCAAGCGCTATGAGGAGTGGTCGGCCCTGTGGAGCGCGGATGGCTTGTACGTGATCCCCATCGACCCGGACACGACCGACTTCGAGGCGACGCTGAACTACGCGCATGACGATGCCCGCATGCGTGCCATGCGTATCGAACGCCTGACCTCCGGCCATTCGGTATCGGCAGTCGATGCGGCGCGGACCGTTCGCACTGTGTCGCGCTTCGCGGTGGTCGAAGCAGCCGAGGACGTGATCGAAGTGCGGTCCGCGCAGATCCTGGTTGCCTACAAGCGGGAAGTGCAGACGCTGTTCGCGGCTGACCTGACACACCGCCTGAGGATGACGCCGGCGGGCTTGCGCATGGATCAGAAAGTGGTACGGCTGATCAACTCCACCGACGCGCTGCATGCGCTCGGCTTCCTGCTGTAG